In the Salvia splendens isolate huo1 chromosome 16, SspV2, whole genome shotgun sequence genome, taaAAAGTGTAAAAGTTATGTTTCCAGACATCAGATCCTCAGaatgagagagaaaagtagaagTTTTTAATGTTTCATGGGATTAAAGTTGAGTATAAGTATCATGGGCTAACTATGATTTGCTTTCTTAAATCTCTTCCCAGTGGAGTATGGCAAATATCTGGCACACCACTAGACATGCGTGATCCACGTCTTCTGGCGATTGCTGAGGCTGAGCGGCAGTTCTTTGATGCTGACTATGATGATTATAACAATGCTAACAGCAGTGGCGCTGCCTTTTGTCGTTCCGCAGCTCTAATTGTAAGCCTTTAGTActtctatttatttatacaaTGCCTCATTTGGTAGTATTTCTGTTGTTTGGTTGAGTTTCCAGAAAATAAACTTATATGCACCCTTCTAGAACACATACAATATAACAATACAAGTTTAAAATACACTATAGATTGTCCTTGGGTGGAACTAGAGTTGTCTATAAATTATAGTCTGGACATGATTTTTGTGCATGTGACTTCTGATTCATGTGTGTTTCATGAAGGCTGAACTGGAAATCTGTTTGAGTACTGTGTTTTCCTTCATTTTATTTGGATATTGTAGAATTTGCTTCAAATATGAAAACTTCCTGAACAACACTGCACATACACCACGTTCAGTTAATATAATGAAAAGAATGTTTCACTTGGCAGTTGATGGCTCTTCTGCTACTGAGACACGCACTGTCCATCACTGATGATGGGgaaggagatggagaagacgaCGCATCAACTTTCTTATCTGTAAGTTTACTAGATCATCATACTATCCCAACCCTCTTGACCATGTGATTACCAAAATATGCTGAATACCCCCACACGGTGCATGCAGCTATTCTTGCTTCGAGCTGTTGGCTTTCTTATGCCTTGCTACATCATGATCTGGGCTATCAGCATCTTGCAACGTAGGAGGCAGAGGCAGGTATGTATATGAGTATTTCTCTAATCGAAGCTTTACCTTTTGCACATTAGCCGTTATTAAAGTCTTGAAATCGTTGTTTCCTGGAACAGGAGGCTGCAGCTCTGGCGGCTGCACAGTTTGCAATCGTGGTTCAATCAGCACAAAGCAGAGGTCTCCTCGTCACCTCAGCTGCTCCGGCAGTCGCTTTATTGGCCACTCCACATGCTGCCGGCACTTCAGTAGCCGCGCCTCAGCAGGAGCACGTCTGATCCAACAATAGTTTCATCatctctctctccatttaagGTATGTGGGAGTCGCGCTCCAATGTCAGCTATTGCAGCCGACTCTTTTCGCTTACTCTcacttaaaatttttaatatgaGACCTGGCTCTGTTACATGTGTATATGAATTTCTGACCGTGAGAAGAACTGATCGACGAAGTGTACGTATTTGATGTATCTTGTTAGAGTAATAATATGTATTTTGCCAATTTATAGTTTATGTCGCCATGTCAGTAATACAAAAATATGCGGTCAAGTTCTCAATTTAGTTCACCAATTCAAACCACCATAATCTTTGGGAAAATGATTTTTTGCTACGTCTACATGCCATAATATCctcatttttatttgttattattatattttgtgtattaaatgTACCCTAAGACATTGTAGATAGAGATAAATCAATTAACAAACAATCCCTAAAGTTATgcaaataaaatagaatttataaataattctataatAATTAATCCATACTGTTATGgattttataatagtaataaaagaTTTTGATATTGTAGAAGAGCGAAACGCTGGGTTAGAAAATCAAAGTTTATGGAATAAATTGTTAGATGTAAATGAAAAATCAAAGTTTTTGACACTCTTAAACAACAAAATGCTGGTATAACAAAATCGAAGTTAATGGAATAAACTGTTAGATGTATTTGTAAACCAAGTACTGATTCCGTTCTATAAAGTACTCCTTACGTTTAGGTATAGGTgaattgattttctttttatattgcATATTACAAGGgattaatttctatttttaataaaaagaacatatttattctctttctcCTACCTTACTCTATCTTAtttatctttctattttattatgtctcctattttattctttttctatgTATTTCAACAAATTCTTAAATATGGAGCtcaaaagaaatcaatcatTTGTAGCAACGGatgaattattgatgatgagaTTTAAAGAAgttgaaaagaataaaattaaaattgatgaaGTAGAAACCAAAATGCTAAAAAGCTACTATGAAGAAAGGAACTATCCAACATGCcgtttatattttatattgggGGATTAATTATATGTTGTTTTAGTTTTCaattaaggccatccacaatggggcggatgatagcgcgcccgatgacggacgatgcgtcgtccgcgcccgacgcttagtccgcggacgaagcgcggacgatagggcatcgtccgcgtcatcgtccgcccactgtgggagGCGCgaacgatgcaacgcgtttttttttctaaattcaaaatttgtctatttaaacctcgattgtcattacatttttcatacgaacatttctcgcatcagttctctcatctctcacatctctccaaatctcacaagccaaaatgaaccacgacgacgacaggagttcctcggaggacggtagtccgaccttgactcgagccttaaatgcagccttcgtcgctgagtttgcgtatttttttgtAATCCTATTGTgatgtattaattttgtaaatgaaatgtgtaacaccccttactcggTTAGTTTTAACCCAATAAGTGACGTTACCTTTCGGTACGATCGATAAACAAGACCTGcctattttttttccaaccacTTTGCAAACACCCACAACATACAATActatcataaaaaaaaactaaacctgTTAACACAACTCTTTACTACTAAACatgacaaaataacattaacctgtttcgatatatatatatatatatactactccattaGCAAAAAGAAGGTTATAACCTTACATTTGTAAGTTAACTAATTACAAACAAAAGAAACCTAAGCATGCCACGTGTAAACTCCGACTGTACCAGCAAAAAGGGAGGTGGTGACTTGACACGTGCTGCTGCCAACTAGCGAGTTCACTCGCTTCTATACTCTGCAAGAGGGAGAATAAAAGGGGGGTGAGCTTCGAAAAGCTCGTAGTGTAATCGCATTTCAGAATAAAACCTCTAAAACTTCAATCTATATCACTATCACAAGTAAACACTTTATTACCTGGAATGTCGTACAACACATATTCAATTTACGTCGGCATcaatatacaaatttaaaataatgtcACCCGGTATAAGCATTCATAACAATTTGAATCATTTAAAGGAATCACCTATATCGTTTACAAACAGTACAACATCACAATCATATTAATCAGAACTATATAACACAATACACATAACTTTACCTGAGGAAAACATAACTATTTAAAGAGTTCAAAGCACaaccatattatttcaaaaatagcAAATCACATTCCGCCCCCAAGTTATGCTTAGTGATGGACACGGGTACACGGACACTATCGGTAGCCCTATCAGGGCATCTATCATGTAAGTCTGTACCGGACACTGTAATCTTCCATATGGCCTATGCAAGGCAACTGTCATATATTACCCGTATAGGGTACATTTCAACAATCGATATATCATATAATAGAccatcgcttcggttatccagaagacgagtgatcaacatgtgtgcagtactgctgtcctatggcatgacAACTATACCCTGTGGTTCACTTAAGCAATGGGGCACAACGCAACTATCTCATATCAACTTTCACCttattcaacacaatttcaatatCACCGTTTCTATCACATCACCTTGAAGTATACAAAATCCACACAATCATTTTTAAGTTCTATGGCATAAGCATGCGAATCACAAacaagtagtaatatttatcgaagttaaaggaattaaattctagaacacgcGTACACTACCTGTACACGTCAAAAAAAACCGCTATTACTTGCTAGTCAACCATGGAGGTGCCTTTTCCCTTATCGCTTGTGCTTGCACTCGGTTCACCTAATTTTTCAAACAAGCACATATGCAAttataaataaacacttaaagcACAAATATGGAAGCCAACATATCACATCTATCTATCTTCCTTTTAGCATAAAAACCTCTATTCTCAACTTTTAAATCTTTAGAAAATATTGACTGCATTACATCAACTTCATATAATAAACTGACTTAGCTCGGAGATAACTAGGGGTCGAGCCCTACACCAAAATAAACCTCTAGGTGtctattttaattacaaaaaaggtTTTTCTCAAAATTCCAAGGGATTAGGGAGTTATGAACGTTTTACTACAGCCTGCCAGTTTGTGACAGATTCTGGCGACGGTTTagcatgaatttttaaaaatagcaaacgTTGACGAAACGATCTGAAATTTTGCAGACATCTTACCAAGACCTTATAGTGTGCATTAAAATTTTTAGAACATAAATTATATCATGTTAAAGTGGCCGAAACTGATCAGTACAGCAGCATCAGAACAGCCCACATACAAGCTATTTCCTATTTGTGTGTCATTGGGTAATTTCTCCAAACACCTTATGTTCAACACCAAGAATTATATGCTTTTAGTCCAATTATGATTCATATCCAATAATTGAAATCCCCAAATcaagaaccctaattttttgTAACCAAACAAAAAGGAATCACATCAAAATAACATGATACTACCTATAAAAACAAGATTAAAGAGTTCATGGGATAATCTAACCTCCCATTGCACCCATTTTGGATATTGGTTTGATGTGGGTTTGAATTTCAGTTTCTGATGTGGAGATAAACTAATGGGAATTGGAGACTTGGGTAAGCTATGTGCGCTTTCGGCGTCCCGACAACTTCGCCGGCGATTTCGGGCTGAGGTGTGCAGCTGAACGGAGGGGGAGAGCGGCTGATGAAAATCTTCACAGTAAAGGAGGGAGCATGCGTGGAGGGAGAGAGCAAAAGAAAGAGGAGAAGGATGAGgatcaattttttgtttttaattctaTATTTTTCTCCCTAATTTCTATCCATAAGACACGTAATTTTCACCAACTTACTCATCATCTtcctattctttttctttcttctttttctttattttattctttttcttaattttccaaaaatcCTATATTTATCTCTTCTATTCCTAACAAAAACATATACATATAAAGCCACTAACTAAACTATAAATTCTAATCTCTAATTCTTCTAAGGTTGGGATATTACAACTCTCCCCCACTTAGGAAATTTCGTCCCCGAAATTGATACCTGATTCAAAAAGGTAGGGGTATTGCTGTCTCATCGTATCTTCCGGCTCCCATGTAGCTTCTTCTATTTTATGACTTCGCCACAATACTTTAACAAGCGCTATTCTTTTGTTTCTAAGCTCTTTCACCTCTCTTGCTAAAATCTGCACCGGCTCTTCCTCATTTGTCAAGTCTGGTTGTATTTCAATCGATTCAGCTTGGATAACATGAGAAGGATCTGATCTATATCTTCTCAACATTGAAACATGGAACACATTATGTATCTTTTCTAGATTAGGTGGTAATACGAGTCGATATGCTACTGGACCAACACATTCTAAAATCTCATAGGGGCCAATAAATCT is a window encoding:
- the LOC121772393 gene encoding uncharacterized protein LOC121772393 isoform X1, which translates into the protein MSEPLVGNVNQLLKTEAGLPSQPVPETVGLNRKKPEIVGSSSSMTEDRLVVVTVNSEEEDENAPLIGMGECRICQEEDSVNNLESPCACSGSLKFAHRKCVQHWCNEKGDITCEICNQQYQPGYTAVPRTQPDETTIDIGGVWQISGTPLDMRDPRLLAIAEAERQFFDADYDDYNNANSSGAAFCRSAALILMALLLLRHALSITDDGEGDGEDDASTFLSLFLLRAVGFLMPCYIMIWAISILQRRRQRQEAAALAAAQFAIVVQSAQSRGLLVTSAAPAVALLATPHAAGTSVAAPQQEHV
- the LOC121772393 gene encoding uncharacterized protein LOC121772393 isoform X2, whose translation is MTEDRLVVVTVNSEEEDENAPLIGMGECRICQEEDSVNNLESPCACSGSLKFAHRKCVQHWCNEKGDITCEICNQQYQPGYTAVPRTQPDETTIDIGGVWQISGTPLDMRDPRLLAIAEAERQFFDADYDDYNNANSSGAAFCRSAALILMALLLLRHALSITDDGEGDGEDDASTFLSLFLLRAVGFLMPCYIMIWAISILQRRRQRQEAAALAAAQFAIVVQSAQSRGLLVTSAAPAVALLATPHAAGTSVAAPQQEHV